One genomic region from Longimicrobium sp. encodes:
- a CDS encoding heme lyase CcmF/NrfE family subunit — protein sequence MITSIGEVALWVALLLAGWGATLGFVGGRRGRGDLVLSAERSVYAVFGLLLVACGAIIASFLRNEYVYQYVAGYSNRELSLFYKITGLWAGQTGSLVFWATLLALFSSVVVVQNRRRNREFMPYVTGTNLAVLAFFLVVIVFASNPFKLLDFTPADGRGLNPQLQNYWMTIHPPTLYLGFTCFTIPFAFCVAALLSGRLDTRWIATTRRWTLLAWFFLTVGIIFGMMWAYEELGWGGYWFWDPVENASLLPWLTGTAYLHSVMIQEKRGMLKLWNVLLVMGTFLLSIFATFLTRSGLIESVHSFAENLTIAYIFLGFLSALVLVTAGLVWWRRDSFEPDHRMESFVSREAAFLGNNLLFVTGMFAVLWGTMFPLISEGFAGRKITVGPAWFNRVNIPIGLLLLALLGIGPVIAWRKASPRNLRRNFLVPVSVALATAAVLWMVGVRHTYALLTFALGAFVMTTIVVEFHKGTRARAHIERERYLAAMMHLVARNRRRYGGYVVHAGLVVMFAGFAGAAFNVEEQAALSPGESVKIRSPFGHEYTLTYQAMSSYPAQNMSKLVTSVEVARNGRFAGMLTAEKRAYSRREEIVSEVGIRRAWNEDLYLILAGIDNMEAVAQGKNPRPVVTFRVLVNPLVPWIWLGGLIMAIGTLVAMWPSAEATRPVPRLRAPVAVREPELVEA from the coding sequence GTGATCACCTCGATCGGCGAAGTCGCCCTCTGGGTGGCGCTCCTCCTGGCTGGGTGGGGCGCCACGCTCGGCTTTGTGGGCGGGCGGCGCGGGCGCGGAGACCTGGTGCTCAGCGCCGAGCGCTCGGTCTACGCCGTCTTCGGGCTCCTGCTTGTGGCGTGCGGGGCCATCATCGCGTCGTTCCTGCGCAACGAGTACGTCTACCAGTACGTCGCGGGGTACTCCAACCGCGAGCTCTCCCTCTTCTACAAGATCACGGGGCTGTGGGCCGGGCAGACCGGCTCCCTCGTCTTCTGGGCCACGCTGCTGGCCCTCTTCTCGTCCGTCGTCGTCGTGCAGAACCGGCGGCGCAACCGCGAGTTCATGCCCTACGTCACGGGGACGAACCTCGCGGTGCTCGCGTTCTTCCTGGTGGTGATCGTCTTCGCGTCCAACCCGTTCAAGCTGCTGGACTTCACCCCGGCCGACGGCCGCGGGCTCAATCCGCAGCTCCAGAACTACTGGATGACGATCCACCCGCCGACGCTCTACCTCGGCTTCACCTGCTTCACCATCCCGTTCGCCTTCTGCGTGGCCGCGCTCCTTTCGGGGCGGCTGGACACGCGCTGGATCGCGACCACGCGCCGCTGGACGCTCCTCGCGTGGTTCTTTCTGACGGTGGGAATCATCTTCGGGATGATGTGGGCGTACGAGGAGCTCGGCTGGGGCGGCTACTGGTTCTGGGACCCGGTGGAGAACGCGTCGCTCCTCCCCTGGCTCACCGGCACGGCGTACCTGCACTCCGTGATGATCCAGGAGAAGCGCGGGATGCTCAAGCTGTGGAACGTGCTGCTGGTGATGGGCACCTTCCTCCTCAGCATCTTCGCGACTTTCCTGACGCGCTCGGGGCTCATCGAGTCGGTGCACTCCTTCGCCGAGAACCTGACGATCGCGTACATATTCCTCGGCTTCCTGAGCGCGCTGGTCCTGGTGACGGCGGGGCTGGTGTGGTGGCGGCGCGACAGTTTTGAGCCCGACCATCGCATGGAGTCGTTCGTCTCGCGAGAGGCGGCGTTCCTGGGGAACAACCTCCTCTTCGTAACGGGGATGTTCGCGGTGCTCTGGGGGACGATGTTCCCGCTGATCTCCGAGGGCTTCGCGGGGCGCAAGATCACGGTGGGGCCGGCGTGGTTCAACCGCGTCAACATCCCCATCGGGCTGCTGCTGCTGGCGCTGCTGGGGATCGGTCCGGTGATCGCCTGGCGCAAGGCGTCGCCGCGCAACCTGCGCCGCAACTTCCTGGTGCCGGTCTCCGTCGCGCTCGCGACCGCGGCGGTGCTGTGGATGGTGGGGGTGAGGCACACGTACGCGCTGCTCACCTTCGCGCTCGGCGCGTTCGTGATGACGACCATCGTGGTCGAGTTCCACAAGGGGACGCGCGCGCGGGCGCACATCGAGCGGGAGCGCTACCTGGCGGCCATGATGCACCTGGTGGCGCGCAACCGCAGGCGCTACGGGGGCTACGTGGTGCACGCCGGGCTGGTGGTGATGTTCGCCGGCTTCGCGGGCGCCGCCTTCAACGTAGAGGAGCAGGCCGCCCTCTCGCCCGGCGAGTCGGTGAAGATCCGCTCGCCGTTCGGGCACGAGTACACGCTGACGTACCAGGCGATGTCGTCGTACCCGGCGCAGAACATGAGCAAGCTGGTCACCTCCGTCGAGGTCGCGCGAAACGGCCGGTTCGCGGGGATGCTGACGGCCGAGAAGCGCGCCTACAGCCGCCGCGAGGAGATCGTGAGCGAGGTGGGGATCCGGCGCGCGTGGAACGAGGACCTGTACCTGATCCTGGCCGGCATCGACAACATGGAGGCCGTGGCGCAGGGCAAGAACCCGCGCCCCGTGGTCACCTTTCGCGTGCTGGTGAACCCGCTGGTGCCGTGGATCTGGCTGGGCGGCCTCATCATGGCCATCGGCACGCTGGTGGCGATGTGGCCCTCCGCCGAGGCCACGCGCCCCGTACCGCGCCTGCGCGCGCCCGTGGCCGTGCGCGAGCCCGAGCTGGTGGAGGCGTGA
- a CDS encoding cytochrome c maturation protein CcmE: protein MKKQRKFAAAAVALVGVVGYLMVTGMKDSAMYYYTPTELVSAVGKDPSLHALGYKVGGRVVPGTVRYDQRTLDLSFTVMDIADGRTRFPVKYNGPLPDTFKEGRDVVVEGKFTRAGTFEASTVLTKCGSRYEAVEADLKTS, encoded by the coding sequence GTGAAGAAGCAGCGCAAGTTCGCCGCGGCAGCCGTGGCGCTGGTGGGCGTCGTGGGGTACCTGATGGTCACGGGGATGAAGGACTCCGCGATGTACTACTACACCCCCACCGAGCTCGTGTCGGCGGTCGGCAAGGACCCGTCGCTCCACGCGCTGGGGTACAAGGTGGGCGGGCGCGTGGTGCCCGGCACCGTGCGCTACGACCAGCGCACGCTGGACCTCTCCTTTACCGTGATGGACATCGCCGACGGGCGGACGCGCTTCCCCGTGAAGTACAACGGGCCGCTCCCGGACACCTTCAAGGAAGGGCGCGACGTGGTGGTGGAAGGGAAGTTCACGCGCGCGGGCACGTTCGAGGCGTCCACCGTGCTCACCAAGTGCGGCTCGCGCTACGAAGCCGTCGAAGCGGATCTGAAGACGTCGTGA